One stretch of Microcebus murinus isolate Inina chromosome 12, M.murinus_Inina_mat1.0, whole genome shotgun sequence DNA includes these proteins:
- the SH2D3C gene encoding SH2 domain-containing protein 3C isoform X3 yields MVTVPKSPPAYARSSDMYSHMGTMPRPSIKRAQDRKAAQEAHEVGSKPNLVPQGLSEPPGLEAAKEVVAMANAPLEDTSAMEPKPPAVEVDPKRKPEDFIADVEEERAPGGAHPERTTGEQEAGGDYVKFSKEKYILDSSPEKLHKELEEELKLSSTDLRSHAWYHGRIPREVSETLVQRNGDFLIRDSLTSLGDYVLTCRWRNQALHFKINKVVVKAGESYTHIQYLFEQESFDHVPALVRYHVGSRKAVSEQSGAIIYCPVNRTFPLRYLEASYGLGQGSGKAASPASPSGPKGSHMKRRSVTMTDGLTADKVTRSDGCPTSTSLPHPRDSIRSCALSMDQIPDLHSPMSPISESPSSPAYSTVTRVHATPAAPSATALPASPVTRRSSEPQLCPGSAPKPPAELDKGPHASPSHTLCKASPSPSLSSYSDPDSGHYCQLQPPVRGSREWAAAEASSRQARSYGEKLKELSENGAPEGDWGKTFTVPIVEATSSFNPATFQSLLIPKDNRPLEVGLLRKVKELLTEVDARTLARHVTKVDCLVARILGVTKEMQTLMGVRWGMELLTLPHGRQLRLDLLERFHTMSIMLAVDILGCTGSAEERAALLHKTIQLAAELRGTMGNMFSFAAVMGALDMAQISRLEQTWVTLRQRHTEGAILYEKKLKPFLKSLNEGKEGPPLSNTTFPHVLPLITLLECESAPAEGPEPWGSTEHGVEVVLAHLEAARTVAHHGGLYHTNAEVKLQGFQARPELLEVFSTEFQMRLLWGSQGASSSQARRYEKFDKVLTALSHKLEPAVRSSEL; encoded by the exons ATGGTGACAGTCCCCAAGAGCCCCCCAGCCTATGCCCGCTCCAGCGACATGTACAGCCACATGGGCACCATGCCTCGCCCCAGCATCAAGAGGGCTCAGGATCGAAAGGCTGCCCAGGAGGCCCATGAGGTGGGCTCTAAGCCCAACCTTGTACCCCAAGGTCTGTCTGAGCCCCCAGGCTTGGAGGCAGCCAAAGAGGTGGTGGCGATGGCCAATGCCCCCCTGGAGGACACCTCAGCAATGGAACCCAAGCCTCCAGCAGTAGAGGTGGACCCCAAGAGAAAGCCCGAGGATTTTATCGCCGACGTAGAGGAGGAGAGAGCTCCTGGGGGTGCACACCCAGAAAG gACCACTGGAGAGCAGGAGGCTGGCGGGGACTATGTGAAG TTCTCCAAGGAGAAGTACATCCTGGACTCATCACCAGAGAAACTGCACAAGGAGTTAGAGGAGGAGCTCAAACTCAGCAGCACAGACCTCCGCAGCCATGCCTGGTACCATGGTCGCATCCCCCGAGAG GTCTCGGAGACCTTGGTACAGCGCAACGGCGACTTCCTCATCCGGGACTCGCTCACCAGCCTGGGCGACTACGTGCTCACGTGCCGCTGGCGCAACCAGGCCTTGCACTTCAAGATCAACAAGGTGGTGGTGAAGGCAGGGGAGAGCTACACCCACATCCAGTACCTGTTCGAGCAGGAGAGCTTCGACCATGTGCCCGCCCTCGTGCGCTACCACGTGGGCAGCCGCAAGGCTGTGTCGGAGCAGAGTGGCGCCATCATCTACTGCCCCGTCAACCGCACCTTCCCGCTGCGCTACCTCGAGGCCAGCTACGGCCTGGGCCAGGGCAGTGGCAAGGccgccagccccgccagcccctcGGGCCCCAAGGGCAGCCACATGAAGCGGCGCAGTGTCACCATGACGGACGGGCTCACTGCGGACAAAGTCACCCGCAGTGACGGCTGCCCCACCAG CACGTCGCTGCCCCACCCTCGGGACTCCATCCGCAGCTGCGCCCTCAGCATGGACCAGATCCCAGACCTGCACTCGCCCATGTCGCCCATCTCCGAGAGCCCCAGCTCCCCTGCCTATAGCACCG TAACCCGTGTCCACGCCACCCCTGCAGCCCCCTCTGCCACAGCACTGCCTGCCTCCCCGGTCACCCGTCGCTCCAGTGAGCCCCAGCTGTGTCCCGGAAGTGCCCCAAAGCCCCCTGCGGAGTTGGACAAGGGCCCTCATGCAAGCCCCTCCCACACCCTCTGCAAGGCCTCCCCGTCACCATCGCTAAGCAGCTACAGCGACCCAGACTCTGGCCACTACTGCCAGCTCCAGCCTCCCGTCCGTGGCAGCCGAGAGTGGGCAGCGGCTGAGGCCTCCAGCCGGCAGGCCAGGAGCTATGGGGAGAAGCTAAAGGAACTGTCAGAAAATGGGGCCCCCGAGGGGGACTGGGGTAAGACCTTCACAGTCCCCATTGTGGAAGCCACCTCTTCCTTCAACCCGGCCACCTTCCAGTCACTACTGATCCCCAAGGATAACCGGCCACTGGAGGTGGGTCTTCTGCGCAAGGTCAAGGAGCTGCTGACGGAGGTGGATGCCCGGACGCTGGCCCGGCATGTCACCAAGGTTGACTGCCTG GTTGCTAGGATACTGGGCGTTACCAAGGAGATGCAGACCCTAATGGGAGTCCGCTGGGGCATGGAGCTGCTAACCCTCCCCCACGGCCGGCAGCTGCGACTAGACCTGCTGGAAAG GTTCCACACCATGTCCATCATGCTGGCCGTGGACATCCTGGGCTGCACGGGCTCCGCCGAGGAGCGGGCCGCGCTGCTGCACAAGACGATCCAGCTGGCGGCCGAGCTGCGGGGGACGATGGGCAACATGTTCAGCTTCGCCGCGGTCATGGGTGCCCTGGACATGGCCCAG ATTTCCCGGCTGGAGCAGACATGGGTGACGCTGCGACAGCGACACACAGAGGGTGCCATCCTGTATGAGAAGAAGCTCAAGCCTTTTCTCAAGAGCCTCAATGAGGGAAAAG AAGGCCCCCCGCTGAGCAACACCACGTTTCCTCACGTGCTGCCGCTCATCACCCTGCTGGAGTGTGAGTCGGCCCCAGCAGAGGGCCCCGAGCCCTGGGGCAGCACGGAGCACGGTGTAGAGGTGGTGCTGGCCCACCTGGAGGCTGCCCGGACTGTGGCGCACCACGGAGGCCTGTACCACACCAACGCTGAGGTCAAGCTGCAGG GGTTCCAGGCCCGCCCGGAGCTCCTGGAGGTGTTCAGCACTGAGTTCCAGATGCGTCTCCTCTGGGGCAGCCAGGGCGCCAGCAGCAGCCAGGCCCGGCGCTATGAAAAGTTTGACAAGGTCCTCACTGCCCTGTCCCACAAACTGGAGCCTGCTGTCCGCTCCAGTGAGCTGTGA
- the SH2D3C gene encoding SH2 domain-containing protein 3C isoform X4 encodes MTAVGRRCPALGPRGTTGEQEAGGDYVKFSKEKYILDSSPEKLHKELEEELKLSSTDLRSHAWYHGRIPREVSETLVQRNGDFLIRDSLTSLGDYVLTCRWRNQALHFKINKVVVKAGESYTHIQYLFEQESFDHVPALVRYHVGSRKAVSEQSGAIIYCPVNRTFPLRYLEASYGLGQGSGKAASPASPSGPKGSHMKRRSVTMTDGLTADKVTRSDGCPTSTSLPHPRDSIRSCALSMDQIPDLHSPMSPISESPSSPAYSTVTRVHATPAAPSATALPASPVTRRSSEPQLCPGSAPKPPAELDKGPHASPSHTLCKASPSPSLSSYSDPDSGHYCQLQPPVRGSREWAAAEASSRQARSYGEKLKELSENGAPEGDWGKTFTVPIVEATSSFNPATFQSLLIPKDNRPLEVGLLRKVKELLTEVDARTLARHVTKVDCLVARILGVTKEMQTLMGVRWGMELLTLPHGRQLRLDLLERFHTMSIMLAVDILGCTGSAEERAALLHKTIQLAAELRGTMGNMFSFAAVMGALDMAQISRLEQTWVTLRQRHTEGAILYEKKLKPFLKSLNEGKEGPPLSNTTFPHVLPLITLLECESAPAEGPEPWGSTEHGVEVVLAHLEAARTVAHHGGLYHTNAEVKLQGFQARPELLEVFSTEFQMRLLWGSQGASSSQARRYEKFDKVLTALSHKLEPAVRSSEL; translated from the exons ATGACTGCAGTGGGCCGAAGGTGCCCCGCACTGGGGCCCCGAGG gACCACTGGAGAGCAGGAGGCTGGCGGGGACTATGTGAAG TTCTCCAAGGAGAAGTACATCCTGGACTCATCACCAGAGAAACTGCACAAGGAGTTAGAGGAGGAGCTCAAACTCAGCAGCACAGACCTCCGCAGCCATGCCTGGTACCATGGTCGCATCCCCCGAGAG GTCTCGGAGACCTTGGTACAGCGCAACGGCGACTTCCTCATCCGGGACTCGCTCACCAGCCTGGGCGACTACGTGCTCACGTGCCGCTGGCGCAACCAGGCCTTGCACTTCAAGATCAACAAGGTGGTGGTGAAGGCAGGGGAGAGCTACACCCACATCCAGTACCTGTTCGAGCAGGAGAGCTTCGACCATGTGCCCGCCCTCGTGCGCTACCACGTGGGCAGCCGCAAGGCTGTGTCGGAGCAGAGTGGCGCCATCATCTACTGCCCCGTCAACCGCACCTTCCCGCTGCGCTACCTCGAGGCCAGCTACGGCCTGGGCCAGGGCAGTGGCAAGGccgccagccccgccagcccctcGGGCCCCAAGGGCAGCCACATGAAGCGGCGCAGTGTCACCATGACGGACGGGCTCACTGCGGACAAAGTCACCCGCAGTGACGGCTGCCCCACCAG CACGTCGCTGCCCCACCCTCGGGACTCCATCCGCAGCTGCGCCCTCAGCATGGACCAGATCCCAGACCTGCACTCGCCCATGTCGCCCATCTCCGAGAGCCCCAGCTCCCCTGCCTATAGCACCG TAACCCGTGTCCACGCCACCCCTGCAGCCCCCTCTGCCACAGCACTGCCTGCCTCCCCGGTCACCCGTCGCTCCAGTGAGCCCCAGCTGTGTCCCGGAAGTGCCCCAAAGCCCCCTGCGGAGTTGGACAAGGGCCCTCATGCAAGCCCCTCCCACACCCTCTGCAAGGCCTCCCCGTCACCATCGCTAAGCAGCTACAGCGACCCAGACTCTGGCCACTACTGCCAGCTCCAGCCTCCCGTCCGTGGCAGCCGAGAGTGGGCAGCGGCTGAGGCCTCCAGCCGGCAGGCCAGGAGCTATGGGGAGAAGCTAAAGGAACTGTCAGAAAATGGGGCCCCCGAGGGGGACTGGGGTAAGACCTTCACAGTCCCCATTGTGGAAGCCACCTCTTCCTTCAACCCGGCCACCTTCCAGTCACTACTGATCCCCAAGGATAACCGGCCACTGGAGGTGGGTCTTCTGCGCAAGGTCAAGGAGCTGCTGACGGAGGTGGATGCCCGGACGCTGGCCCGGCATGTCACCAAGGTTGACTGCCTG GTTGCTAGGATACTGGGCGTTACCAAGGAGATGCAGACCCTAATGGGAGTCCGCTGGGGCATGGAGCTGCTAACCCTCCCCCACGGCCGGCAGCTGCGACTAGACCTGCTGGAAAG GTTCCACACCATGTCCATCATGCTGGCCGTGGACATCCTGGGCTGCACGGGCTCCGCCGAGGAGCGGGCCGCGCTGCTGCACAAGACGATCCAGCTGGCGGCCGAGCTGCGGGGGACGATGGGCAACATGTTCAGCTTCGCCGCGGTCATGGGTGCCCTGGACATGGCCCAG ATTTCCCGGCTGGAGCAGACATGGGTGACGCTGCGACAGCGACACACAGAGGGTGCCATCCTGTATGAGAAGAAGCTCAAGCCTTTTCTCAAGAGCCTCAATGAGGGAAAAG AAGGCCCCCCGCTGAGCAACACCACGTTTCCTCACGTGCTGCCGCTCATCACCCTGCTGGAGTGTGAGTCGGCCCCAGCAGAGGGCCCCGAGCCCTGGGGCAGCACGGAGCACGGTGTAGAGGTGGTGCTGGCCCACCTGGAGGCTGCCCGGACTGTGGCGCACCACGGAGGCCTGTACCACACCAACGCTGAGGTCAAGCTGCAGG GGTTCCAGGCCCGCCCGGAGCTCCTGGAGGTGTTCAGCACTGAGTTCCAGATGCGTCTCCTCTGGGGCAGCCAGGGCGCCAGCAGCAGCCAGGCCCGGCGCTATGAAAAGTTTGACAAGGTCCTCACTGCCCTGTCCCACAAACTGGAGCCTGCTGTCCGCTCCAGTGAGCTGTGA
- the SH2D3C gene encoding SH2 domain-containing protein 3C isoform X2, which yields MTEGPRKASKKFKFFKFKGFGSLSSLPRSFTLRRSSAPISIQSRLEPDTLEATQDDMVTVPKSPPAYARSSDMYSHMGTMPRPSIKRAQDRKAAQEAHEVGSKPNLVPQGLSEPPGLEAAKEVVAMANAPLEDTSAMEPKPPAVEVDPKRKPEDFIADVEEERAPGGAHPERTTGEQEAGGDYVKFSKEKYILDSSPEKLHKELEEELKLSSTDLRSHAWYHGRIPREVSETLVQRNGDFLIRDSLTSLGDYVLTCRWRNQALHFKINKVVVKAGESYTHIQYLFEQESFDHVPALVRYHVGSRKAVSEQSGAIIYCPVNRTFPLRYLEASYGLGQGSGKAASPASPSGPKGSHMKRRSVTMTDGLTADKVTRSDGCPTSTSLPHPRDSIRSCALSMDQIPDLHSPMSPISESPSSPAYSTVTRVHATPAAPSATALPASPVTRRSSEPQLCPGSAPKPPAELDKGPHASPSHTLCKASPSPSLSSYSDPDSGHYCQLQPPVRGSREWAAAEASSRQARSYGEKLKELSENGAPEGDWGKTFTVPIVEATSSFNPATFQSLLIPKDNRPLEVGLLRKVKELLTEVDARTLARHVTKVDCLVARILGVTKEMQTLMGVRWGMELLTLPHGRQLRLDLLERFHTMSIMLAVDILGCTGSAEERAALLHKTIQLAAELRGTMGNMFSFAAVMGALDMAQISRLEQTWVTLRQRHTEGAILYEKKLKPFLKSLNEGKEGPPLSNTTFPHVLPLITLLECESAPAEGPEPWGSTEHGVEVVLAHLEAARTVAHHGGLYHTNAEVKLQGFQARPELLEVFSTEFQMRLLWGSQGASSSQARRYEKFDKVLTALSHKLEPAVRSSEL from the exons ATGACAGaggggcccaggaaggccagCAAAAAGTTCA AGTTCTTCAAGTTCAAGGGCTTTGGGAGCCTCTCCAGCCTCCCTCGGTCCTTCACTCTGAGACGGTCCTCAGCCCCCATCAGTATCCAGTCCCGTCTGGAGCCTGACACCTTAGAGGCTACACAGGATGACATGGTGACAGTCCCCAAGAGCCCCCCAGCCTATGCCCGCTCCAGCGACATGTACAGCCACATGGGCACCATGCCTCGCCCCAGCATCAAGAGGGCTCAGGATCGAAAGGCTGCCCAGGAGGCCCATGAGGTGGGCTCTAAGCCCAACCTTGTACCCCAAGGTCTGTCTGAGCCCCCAGGCTTGGAGGCAGCCAAAGAGGTGGTGGCGATGGCCAATGCCCCCCTGGAGGACACCTCAGCAATGGAACCCAAGCCTCCAGCAGTAGAGGTGGACCCCAAGAGAAAGCCCGAGGATTTTATCGCCGACGTAGAGGAGGAGAGAGCTCCTGGGGGTGCACACCCAGAAAG gACCACTGGAGAGCAGGAGGCTGGCGGGGACTATGTGAAG TTCTCCAAGGAGAAGTACATCCTGGACTCATCACCAGAGAAACTGCACAAGGAGTTAGAGGAGGAGCTCAAACTCAGCAGCACAGACCTCCGCAGCCATGCCTGGTACCATGGTCGCATCCCCCGAGAG GTCTCGGAGACCTTGGTACAGCGCAACGGCGACTTCCTCATCCGGGACTCGCTCACCAGCCTGGGCGACTACGTGCTCACGTGCCGCTGGCGCAACCAGGCCTTGCACTTCAAGATCAACAAGGTGGTGGTGAAGGCAGGGGAGAGCTACACCCACATCCAGTACCTGTTCGAGCAGGAGAGCTTCGACCATGTGCCCGCCCTCGTGCGCTACCACGTGGGCAGCCGCAAGGCTGTGTCGGAGCAGAGTGGCGCCATCATCTACTGCCCCGTCAACCGCACCTTCCCGCTGCGCTACCTCGAGGCCAGCTACGGCCTGGGCCAGGGCAGTGGCAAGGccgccagccccgccagcccctcGGGCCCCAAGGGCAGCCACATGAAGCGGCGCAGTGTCACCATGACGGACGGGCTCACTGCGGACAAAGTCACCCGCAGTGACGGCTGCCCCACCAG CACGTCGCTGCCCCACCCTCGGGACTCCATCCGCAGCTGCGCCCTCAGCATGGACCAGATCCCAGACCTGCACTCGCCCATGTCGCCCATCTCCGAGAGCCCCAGCTCCCCTGCCTATAGCACCG TAACCCGTGTCCACGCCACCCCTGCAGCCCCCTCTGCCACAGCACTGCCTGCCTCCCCGGTCACCCGTCGCTCCAGTGAGCCCCAGCTGTGTCCCGGAAGTGCCCCAAAGCCCCCTGCGGAGTTGGACAAGGGCCCTCATGCAAGCCCCTCCCACACCCTCTGCAAGGCCTCCCCGTCACCATCGCTAAGCAGCTACAGCGACCCAGACTCTGGCCACTACTGCCAGCTCCAGCCTCCCGTCCGTGGCAGCCGAGAGTGGGCAGCGGCTGAGGCCTCCAGCCGGCAGGCCAGGAGCTATGGGGAGAAGCTAAAGGAACTGTCAGAAAATGGGGCCCCCGAGGGGGACTGGGGTAAGACCTTCACAGTCCCCATTGTGGAAGCCACCTCTTCCTTCAACCCGGCCACCTTCCAGTCACTACTGATCCCCAAGGATAACCGGCCACTGGAGGTGGGTCTTCTGCGCAAGGTCAAGGAGCTGCTGACGGAGGTGGATGCCCGGACGCTGGCCCGGCATGTCACCAAGGTTGACTGCCTG GTTGCTAGGATACTGGGCGTTACCAAGGAGATGCAGACCCTAATGGGAGTCCGCTGGGGCATGGAGCTGCTAACCCTCCCCCACGGCCGGCAGCTGCGACTAGACCTGCTGGAAAG GTTCCACACCATGTCCATCATGCTGGCCGTGGACATCCTGGGCTGCACGGGCTCCGCCGAGGAGCGGGCCGCGCTGCTGCACAAGACGATCCAGCTGGCGGCCGAGCTGCGGGGGACGATGGGCAACATGTTCAGCTTCGCCGCGGTCATGGGTGCCCTGGACATGGCCCAG ATTTCCCGGCTGGAGCAGACATGGGTGACGCTGCGACAGCGACACACAGAGGGTGCCATCCTGTATGAGAAGAAGCTCAAGCCTTTTCTCAAGAGCCTCAATGAGGGAAAAG AAGGCCCCCCGCTGAGCAACACCACGTTTCCTCACGTGCTGCCGCTCATCACCCTGCTGGAGTGTGAGTCGGCCCCAGCAGAGGGCCCCGAGCCCTGGGGCAGCACGGAGCACGGTGTAGAGGTGGTGCTGGCCCACCTGGAGGCTGCCCGGACTGTGGCGCACCACGGAGGCCTGTACCACACCAACGCTGAGGTCAAGCTGCAGG GGTTCCAGGCCCGCCCGGAGCTCCTGGAGGTGTTCAGCACTGAGTTCCAGATGCGTCTCCTCTGGGGCAGCCAGGGCGCCAGCAGCAGCCAGGCCCGGCGCTATGAAAAGTTTGACAAGGTCCTCACTGCCCTGTCCCACAAACTGGAGCCTGCTGTCCGCTCCAGTGAGCTGTGA
- the SH2D3C gene encoding SH2 domain-containing protein 3C isoform X1 → MQHVWPCTGIYRHCHHHHLRYFWLRLFCAPGTMLKFFKFKGFGSLSSLPRSFTLRRSSAPISIQSRLEPDTLEATQDDMVTVPKSPPAYARSSDMYSHMGTMPRPSIKRAQDRKAAQEAHEVGSKPNLVPQGLSEPPGLEAAKEVVAMANAPLEDTSAMEPKPPAVEVDPKRKPEDFIADVEEERAPGGAHPERTTGEQEAGGDYVKFSKEKYILDSSPEKLHKELEEELKLSSTDLRSHAWYHGRIPREVSETLVQRNGDFLIRDSLTSLGDYVLTCRWRNQALHFKINKVVVKAGESYTHIQYLFEQESFDHVPALVRYHVGSRKAVSEQSGAIIYCPVNRTFPLRYLEASYGLGQGSGKAASPASPSGPKGSHMKRRSVTMTDGLTADKVTRSDGCPTSTSLPHPRDSIRSCALSMDQIPDLHSPMSPISESPSSPAYSTVTRVHATPAAPSATALPASPVTRRSSEPQLCPGSAPKPPAELDKGPHASPSHTLCKASPSPSLSSYSDPDSGHYCQLQPPVRGSREWAAAEASSRQARSYGEKLKELSENGAPEGDWGKTFTVPIVEATSSFNPATFQSLLIPKDNRPLEVGLLRKVKELLTEVDARTLARHVTKVDCLVARILGVTKEMQTLMGVRWGMELLTLPHGRQLRLDLLERFHTMSIMLAVDILGCTGSAEERAALLHKTIQLAAELRGTMGNMFSFAAVMGALDMAQISRLEQTWVTLRQRHTEGAILYEKKLKPFLKSLNEGKEGPPLSNTTFPHVLPLITLLECESAPAEGPEPWGSTEHGVEVVLAHLEAARTVAHHGGLYHTNAEVKLQGFQARPELLEVFSTEFQMRLLWGSQGASSSQARRYEKFDKVLTALSHKLEPAVRSSEL, encoded by the exons ATGCAGCATGTTTGGCCATGCACAGGCATTTAtcgtcattgtcatcatcatcatcttcgcTACTTCTGGTTGAGGCTGTTCTGTGCACCGGGCACCATGTTAA AGTTCTTCAAGTTCAAGGGCTTTGGGAGCCTCTCCAGCCTCCCTCGGTCCTTCACTCTGAGACGGTCCTCAGCCCCCATCAGTATCCAGTCCCGTCTGGAGCCTGACACCTTAGAGGCTACACAGGATGACATGGTGACAGTCCCCAAGAGCCCCCCAGCCTATGCCCGCTCCAGCGACATGTACAGCCACATGGGCACCATGCCTCGCCCCAGCATCAAGAGGGCTCAGGATCGAAAGGCTGCCCAGGAGGCCCATGAGGTGGGCTCTAAGCCCAACCTTGTACCCCAAGGTCTGTCTGAGCCCCCAGGCTTGGAGGCAGCCAAAGAGGTGGTGGCGATGGCCAATGCCCCCCTGGAGGACACCTCAGCAATGGAACCCAAGCCTCCAGCAGTAGAGGTGGACCCCAAGAGAAAGCCCGAGGATTTTATCGCCGACGTAGAGGAGGAGAGAGCTCCTGGGGGTGCACACCCAGAAAG gACCACTGGAGAGCAGGAGGCTGGCGGGGACTATGTGAAG TTCTCCAAGGAGAAGTACATCCTGGACTCATCACCAGAGAAACTGCACAAGGAGTTAGAGGAGGAGCTCAAACTCAGCAGCACAGACCTCCGCAGCCATGCCTGGTACCATGGTCGCATCCCCCGAGAG GTCTCGGAGACCTTGGTACAGCGCAACGGCGACTTCCTCATCCGGGACTCGCTCACCAGCCTGGGCGACTACGTGCTCACGTGCCGCTGGCGCAACCAGGCCTTGCACTTCAAGATCAACAAGGTGGTGGTGAAGGCAGGGGAGAGCTACACCCACATCCAGTACCTGTTCGAGCAGGAGAGCTTCGACCATGTGCCCGCCCTCGTGCGCTACCACGTGGGCAGCCGCAAGGCTGTGTCGGAGCAGAGTGGCGCCATCATCTACTGCCCCGTCAACCGCACCTTCCCGCTGCGCTACCTCGAGGCCAGCTACGGCCTGGGCCAGGGCAGTGGCAAGGccgccagccccgccagcccctcGGGCCCCAAGGGCAGCCACATGAAGCGGCGCAGTGTCACCATGACGGACGGGCTCACTGCGGACAAAGTCACCCGCAGTGACGGCTGCCCCACCAG CACGTCGCTGCCCCACCCTCGGGACTCCATCCGCAGCTGCGCCCTCAGCATGGACCAGATCCCAGACCTGCACTCGCCCATGTCGCCCATCTCCGAGAGCCCCAGCTCCCCTGCCTATAGCACCG TAACCCGTGTCCACGCCACCCCTGCAGCCCCCTCTGCCACAGCACTGCCTGCCTCCCCGGTCACCCGTCGCTCCAGTGAGCCCCAGCTGTGTCCCGGAAGTGCCCCAAAGCCCCCTGCGGAGTTGGACAAGGGCCCTCATGCAAGCCCCTCCCACACCCTCTGCAAGGCCTCCCCGTCACCATCGCTAAGCAGCTACAGCGACCCAGACTCTGGCCACTACTGCCAGCTCCAGCCTCCCGTCCGTGGCAGCCGAGAGTGGGCAGCGGCTGAGGCCTCCAGCCGGCAGGCCAGGAGCTATGGGGAGAAGCTAAAGGAACTGTCAGAAAATGGGGCCCCCGAGGGGGACTGGGGTAAGACCTTCACAGTCCCCATTGTGGAAGCCACCTCTTCCTTCAACCCGGCCACCTTCCAGTCACTACTGATCCCCAAGGATAACCGGCCACTGGAGGTGGGTCTTCTGCGCAAGGTCAAGGAGCTGCTGACGGAGGTGGATGCCCGGACGCTGGCCCGGCATGTCACCAAGGTTGACTGCCTG GTTGCTAGGATACTGGGCGTTACCAAGGAGATGCAGACCCTAATGGGAGTCCGCTGGGGCATGGAGCTGCTAACCCTCCCCCACGGCCGGCAGCTGCGACTAGACCTGCTGGAAAG GTTCCACACCATGTCCATCATGCTGGCCGTGGACATCCTGGGCTGCACGGGCTCCGCCGAGGAGCGGGCCGCGCTGCTGCACAAGACGATCCAGCTGGCGGCCGAGCTGCGGGGGACGATGGGCAACATGTTCAGCTTCGCCGCGGTCATGGGTGCCCTGGACATGGCCCAG ATTTCCCGGCTGGAGCAGACATGGGTGACGCTGCGACAGCGACACACAGAGGGTGCCATCCTGTATGAGAAGAAGCTCAAGCCTTTTCTCAAGAGCCTCAATGAGGGAAAAG AAGGCCCCCCGCTGAGCAACACCACGTTTCCTCACGTGCTGCCGCTCATCACCCTGCTGGAGTGTGAGTCGGCCCCAGCAGAGGGCCCCGAGCCCTGGGGCAGCACGGAGCACGGTGTAGAGGTGGTGCTGGCCCACCTGGAGGCTGCCCGGACTGTGGCGCACCACGGAGGCCTGTACCACACCAACGCTGAGGTCAAGCTGCAGG GGTTCCAGGCCCGCCCGGAGCTCCTGGAGGTGTTCAGCACTGAGTTCCAGATGCGTCTCCTCTGGGGCAGCCAGGGCGCCAGCAGCAGCCAGGCCCGGCGCTATGAAAAGTTTGACAAGGTCCTCACTGCCCTGTCCCACAAACTGGAGCCTGCTGTCCGCTCCAGTGAGCTGTGA
- the CDK9 gene encoding cyclin-dependent kinase 9 gives MAKQYDSVECPFCDEVTKYEKLAKIGQGTFGEVFKAKHRKTGQKVALKKVLMENEKEGFPITALREIKILQLLKHENVVNLIEICRTKASPYNRCKGSIYLVFDFCEHDLAGLLSNVLVKFTLSEIKRVMQMLLNGLYYIHRNKILHRDMKAANVLITRDGVLKLADFGLARAFSLAKNSQPNRYTNRVVTLWYRPPELLLGERDYGPPIDLWGAGCIMAEMWTRSPIMQGNTEQHQLALISQLCGSITPEVWPNVDKYELFEKLDLVKGQKRKVKDRLKAYVRDPYALDLIDKLLVLDPAQRIDSDDALNHDFFWSDPMPSDLKGMLSTHLTSMFEYLAPPRRKGSQITQQSTNQSRNPATTNQTEFERVF, from the exons ATGGCAAAGCAGTACGACTCAGTGGAGTGTCCCTTTTGTGATGAAGTGACCAAATATGAGAAGCTCGCCAAGATCGGCCAAGGCACCTTTGG GGAGGTGTTTAAAGCCAAGCACCGCAAGACCGGCCAGAAGGTGGCTCTGAAGAAGGTGCTGATGGAGAACGAGAAGGAAGGG TTCCCCATTACAGCCTTGCGGGAGATCAAGATCCTCCAGCTTCTAAAACATGAGAATGTGGTCAACTTGATTGAGATTTGTCGAACTAAAG cttccccgtATAACCGCTGCAAGGGCAGTATATACCTGGTGTTCGACTTCTGCGAGCATGACCTTGCTGGACTGTTGAGCAATGTTTTGGTCAAGTTCACGCTGTCTGAGATCAAGAGGGTGATGCAGATGTTGCTTAATGGCCTCTACTACATCCACAGGAACAAG ATCCTACACAGGGACATGAAGGCTGCTAATGTGCTCATCACCCGTGATGGGGTCCTGAAGCTAGCAGACTTTGGGCTGGCCCGGGCCTTCAGTCTGGCCAAGAACAGCCAGCCCAACCGCTATACCAACCGCGTGGTGACGCTCTGGTACCGGCCCCCGGAGCTGTTGCTCG GGGAGCGGGACTACGGCCCCCCCATTGACCTGTGGGGTGCTGGGTGCATCATGGCGGAGATGTGGACCCGCAGCCCTATCATGCAGGGCAACACGGAGCAGCACCAGCTCGCCCTCATCAGCCAGCTCTGTGGCTCCATCACCCCTGAG GTGTGGCCAAATGTGGACAAATACGAGCTATTTGAGAAGCTGGACCTTGTAAAGGGCCAGAAGCGGAAGGTAAAGGACAGGCTGAAGGCCTACGTGCGTGACCCCTACGCGCTGGACCTCATCGACAAGCTGCTCGTGCTGGATCCCGCGCAGCGCATCGACAGTGACGACGCCCTCAATCACGACTTCTTCTGGTCTGACCCCATGCCCTCGGACCTCAAGGGCATGCTGTCCACCCACCTGACGTCCATGTTTGAGTACCTGGCGCCGCCGCGCCGGAAGGGCAGTCAGATCACCCAGCAGTCCACCAACCAGAGCCGCAATCCTGCCACCACCAACCAGACGGAGTTCGAGCGTGTCTTCTGA